CCCGCGGACCACGTTTGCGGCGAGCCCGCCACTCCCGCAGCCGGGCCAGCAGACCGCGCGGACCACGCCGCCGCACGATCACGATCGGGGCCTCACCCCGCTCCGCACGTCGGGGGGCCGTCGGTCGGGAGTGCCCGCACGCCCCGTCCCGTACCGCCTGGAGCTCGGCCACGCGTGCCGCGAAGAGCTCGGGATCCCCGCCGACGTCCGGGTGGTTGGTGCGCACGAACTCGCGCAACCTGGCCCGCGCATCGGTTCCGTCCACCGCGCGCTCATTCGGTGAGCTCACCGCGATCACCTGCCGTCCGAGGGGGTTCCTCCGGTTCGTCCGGGGTGAGCACGTCCGCCACCGTGACGTCGACGGGCGAGTCCCCGACGACCTCACGCAGCCCGGCCCGGATCTCGTCCACGAGTTCGGGGACCGGTCGCAGCAGTCGCAGCACCACGCAGACCTCCGCCGTGCCGACACCGTCCGGATCGACCCGCACTCCGGTCACCCGCCGTCCGGGCAGGTAGGTGGCGACAGTGCCGTGCTCCCCACCGTCGAGTCGCACGACACAGGGGTGCCCGAGCACCGCCTCGGCTATCCGTTCGGCGTGTGCCCCCCGGAGGTCATCGGCGTTTCCGCTGTTCAAGGGTCTCTCTTTCGGGTTTCGGCAGCACGGGCCCAGCGGACCCGGGCCCTCCGGTCCGGGCGGAATCCGAGCGGATCGGGGCGGACGCGATCATTGCACGCGCGATCCGCTTCCGGTAGTTCCACCGCTGTCCTCCTCGTCGTCGGAGGGCAGGTGGACGTCGTTGACCGAGATGTTGACCTCGGTGACCTCGAGCCCGCACATCCGCTCCACGCTGTGGATCACGTTGCGGCGCACGGAACGGGCGAGATCCACGATGGCGGCCCCGTACTCCACGACGATGTCCAGGTCGATCGCGGCCTGCCGCTCGCCGACCTCGACCTGCACACCGGAGATGTTGGAACTCCCGTTACCGCCGGGGATCCGTTCGCGCAGGGCGCCGAAGGCGCGGGAGACCCCTCCGCCCATCGAGTAAACCCCCGAGATCTCCCTGGCCGCTATGCCCGCGATCTTCTGCACCACGGACGAGGCGATGCTGGTCTTGCCCTCGCTGGTGTCGTCGGCCAGTCGGGCCGGGGTCCCCCCGGAGCGGGATTCCGGGATGCCGGCCACGTCGCTGCCGCTCGACTGCTCCGAGCCGGAACGCGTCGCGGTCGAGCTCGTGGACGACTGAGTGCCACCGGACTGGGTCATGTTCGACTCCCTTCGGGAAGGATCTCGTCGTGGCCGTTCACCCTCCCGGGAGACCCCGGGGTGAAGAGGCCGTGCTCCCGTTAAGATGTTAGTTCCGTCTCCGCTGTTCCGGCGCGATGCGTGATGCCACCCGATCGGGGGAAGTGGTTGCGCAGCGGATCCCCTGGTGCCGCGCGCCTCGGCAGCTGCGGATCACTCCGGAGCTCTTCCGTAGCGGAGCAGCAGCACGGAGTCGTCGACGTGCAGGGCCGACAGCAGCCGCATCCCGCGTGGCGTCCCCGCACCGTCGCCCGCGGCGATCCGGCCGGTCCTCCCCCCGGTCAGCAGCGGAGAGATCGTCAGGCAGAGCTCGTCGACCACATCGGCGGTTATGAGCGAGTCGAACAGCTCTGGCCCCCCTTCGCAGCCGATCCGGTACAGCCCGCGCTCCCCCAACTCCCGCAGCGCGGTGGGCGGATCGACCTCCTCGGTGCCCGCGACGATCACATCAGCCCCCGCGCTCACCAGCTCGGAGCGCCACTGCCGCGGTGCCGCCGAACTGGTCAACACGATCGGGGTCGCGATCGTGTCGGTTATGAGGGGGGAGTCGACGGGGACCGAGCCGCTGGAGCTGACCACGGCGATCGGGGGCAGTTCGCTCAGCCCGTGCTCACTGCGCCGCCTGCTGCGGACCTCGGTGCGGCGCACCCCGCGGTATCCCTCGGCCAACGCCGTCCCGGCGCCGACGAGCACGACATCGGAGAGATCCCTGATCAGGCCGAGCACGCGTTGGTCCGTCGGGCTGGACAGGCCCCGCGAACTGCCGTGCACCGCGACCGCCCCGTCGAGACTGGAGACGAAGTTCACTCTCACCCACGGGCGGCCCAGCGCGGCGGGGTAGGCGTAGAACTCCTCCAGGGCATCGACGCCGGGAAGGGCGCTGTCCACCTGTTTCGTTGCGGAAGTCGGCCACAGCTGGTGCATTGCACCATCTCAGCATGCCGTTCGAGGAGTGCGGGCGGACGGTTACAGTTCCCCCATGAGCACCGCGCGCCTGGTGGAACGCCATCCCGAACTGGGTTCCGAGGAGCTGGTGGCCGCGCTGGCGCCGCCGCCGCGCTTCGACGAGGCCCGATTCGAGAACTACGTTCCGAACCCGGAGGAACCGAGCCAGGCGGAGGCGGTCGACAGGTGCCGCGAGTTCGCTTCCGAGGTCGGCGACTCCTCCGCCAAGGGCGGTTCGTGGTTCCGGGCGCTGTTCGGTCGTGGTTCCAAGTCCTCGGCAGGCGGCGGGCGGCGGCCCGGGCTGTACCTGGACGGCGGCTTCGGCGTGGGCAAGACGCACCTGCTGGCCTCGATCTGGCACGCCGTGGAGGGGCCGAAGGCCTACGCCACCTTCGTCGAGCTCACCAACCTCGTGGGAATTCTCGGGTTCAACGAGGCCGTGCGCAGGCTGTCCGGGCATCGCTTCCTGGCGATCGACGAGTTCGAGCTCGACGACCCCGGGGACACGATGCTGGTGACCCAGCTGTTGTCCAAGCTGACCGAGGCCGGGGTGCGGGTGGCCGCGACCTCGAACACACTGCCGGACAAGCTCGGGGAGGGCAGGTTCGCCGCGGTGGACTTCCTGCGCGAGATCCACGCCATGGCCGAGCGGTTCAACGTGGTGCGCATCGACGGGCCCGACTACCGTCACCGGGACGTGGTCGAACCACCGGAGCCCCGGGACGACGCGGAGCTTCGCGAGCTGGCCGAAGCCACCCCCGTCAGCACCCTCGACGACTTCGAGGAGCTGTGCGCGCACCTGCAGCGGGTGCACCCGTCGAAGTACGGGCGGATGGTCGACGAGGTCTCCGCGGTGCACCTGAGCGGGGTGCACGCCGCTCCGAACCAGGGGGTGGCCCTCCGACTGGTCGCGCTGGCCGATCGGCTCTACGACCGGGCGGTGCCCGTGCGGAACTCGGGGAGTCCGCTGTCCGCCCTGTTCACGGAGGAGATGCTCGAGGGCGGTTACCGGAAGAAGTACCTGCGCGCCTTGAGCAGGCTCACCGCGCTGTCCAACGAGCTCGTCAGGTCGTGACCCGCCCGGCGGTGGGCCCGTCGGGCGGGACCTGCTCGCCCGCGGGAGGGGAAGCCTCCCGCGGCGCGGCTCAGCTGGTGGTCAGCACCTCCGCGATCGCGTCCAGCCCGGTTTCGAGGTCCTGCGGGGACATCACCAGGGGCGGGGCTATGCGCAGCGTGTTGTCCTGGGTCTGCTTGCACAGCACGCCGTGCTGGAGGAGCTGTTCGCAGACCTGACGACCGGTGGGGCCTCCGGGGGCGATGTCCACCCCGGCCCACAGGCCGCGTCCGCGCACCTCGGAGACGCCGTGACCGCGGAGCTCGTCGAGGCGGTGGTGCAACCGCTCGCCGAGTTCGCGGGCCCTTTCCTGGAACCACCCGTCGGACAGCAGGCGCACCACGGCACGTCCCACGGCGCAGGCCAGCGGGTTCCCGCCGAAGGTGGACCCGTGCTCGCCGGGGTGGAGGACTCCGAGCACGGAGCGGTCGCCGACCACGGCCGACACGGGGACGATCCCGCCTCCCAGGGCCTTGCCCAGGGTGTACAGATCGGCGCGAACCCCCTCGTGGTCGGTGGCCAGCAGCTTCCCGGTGCGGGCCAGCCCGGACTGGATCTCGTCCGAGATCAGCAGCACGTTGTTGTCGTCGCACAGCTGTCGCAGCCCGCGCAGATACCCTTCCGGCGGGACCACGACCCCCGACTCGCCCTGGATCGGTTCGACGAGCACCGCCGCGGTGTTCGGGGTGATGGCCTTCTCGACGGCTTCGGCGTCGCCGTACTCGGTGACGACGAAGCCCGGTGTGTAGGGCCCGTACTCGGCGCGGGCGTCGGGATCGGTGGAGAAGGAGACGAGCGTGGTGGTCCGGCCGTGGAAGTTCGAGCCGGCCACGATGATCTCGGCCCGCTCCTCGGGAACCCCCTTGACCCGGTAGGACCACTTGCGGGCCACCTTGATCGCTGATTCCACCGCCTCGGCCCCGGAGTTCATGGGCAGCACCATCTCCGTGCCGGTGAGCTCGGCCAGCTCGCGGCAGAACGGTCCGAACTGGTCGTGGTGGAAGGCCCTGCTGGTGAGGGTCACCCGGTTGAGCTGTTCCGTGGCGGCGGCGACGAGATCGGGGTGGCGGTGTCCGAAGTTCAGCGCCGAGTACCCCGCGAGGAAGTCCAGATAGCTGTGACCATCCACATCGGTCATCCGGGCTCCGGACGCCGTCGCCAGCACCACCGGCAGCGGGTGGTAGTTGTGCGTGGAGTGGGCCTCGTCCAGCGCGATGAAGTCGGAAGTCTCGGAGGGCGTGTCGCGCACGCCGGGTACGGCCGCTGTCATGGCAACAGGCTATGTCCTCGCAGCGACAGTTTCAGCCGGGACGCATTGCTTTTTCCGAAGCTTCGTTGCGTCGTTCCGGGCCACCGGCTTGTTTCGTTGTCCCGCCGGGCAGCCAAGGATCGCTTCGTCAGGGGAGGGGGTTTGCGCGTTTCCCGAACGGTGAATCGGTGGTGCCCGCTGCAACGGCTGATCGGGGGCGCGGCCGTCGTCGTTGGTGGCGGGACACCGCGGGGCGTCGGGGCGGAAAACCGGGGGATTCGAGCGCGGAGCTCCCGCCGAGCGGTGTCACACGAT
The sequence above is a segment of the Actinopolyspora saharensis genome. Coding sequences within it:
- a CDS encoding pyrimidine reductase family protein, which translates into the protein MHQLWPTSATKQVDSALPGVDALEEFYAYPAALGRPWVRVNFVSSLDGAVAVHGSSRGLSSPTDQRVLGLIRDLSDVVLVGAGTALAEGYRGVRRTEVRSRRRSEHGLSELPPIAVVSSSGSVPVDSPLITDTIATPIVLTSSAAPRQWRSELVSAGADVIVAGTEEVDPPTALRELGERGLYRIGCEGGPELFDSLITADVVDELCLTISPLLTGGRTGRIAAGDGAGTPRGMRLLSALHVDDSVLLLRYGRAPE
- a CDS encoding Asp23/Gls24 family envelope stress response protein translates to MTQSGGTQSSTSSTATRSGSEQSSGSDVAGIPESRSGGTPARLADDTSEGKTSIASSVVQKIAGIAAREISGVYSMGGGVSRAFGALRERIPGGNGSSNISGVQVEVGERQAAIDLDIVVEYGAAIVDLARSVRRNVIHSVERMCGLEVTEVNISVNDVHLPSDDEEDSGGTTGSGSRVQ
- the zapE gene encoding cell division protein ZapE; this encodes MSTARLVERHPELGSEELVAALAPPPRFDEARFENYVPNPEEPSQAEAVDRCREFASEVGDSSAKGGSWFRALFGRGSKSSAGGGRRPGLYLDGGFGVGKTHLLASIWHAVEGPKAYATFVELTNLVGILGFNEAVRRLSGHRFLAIDEFELDDPGDTMLVTQLLSKLTEAGVRVAATSNTLPDKLGEGRFAAVDFLREIHAMAERFNVVRIDGPDYRHRDVVEPPEPRDDAELRELAEATPVSTLDDFEELCAHLQRVHPSKYGRMVDEVSAVHLSGVHAAPNQGVALRLVALADRLYDRAVPVRNSGSPLSALFTEEMLEGGYRKKYLRALSRLTALSNELVRS
- the rocD gene encoding ornithine--oxo-acid transaminase; translated protein: MTAAVPGVRDTPSETSDFIALDEAHSTHNYHPLPVVLATASGARMTDVDGHSYLDFLAGYSALNFGHRHPDLVAAATEQLNRVTLTSRAFHHDQFGPFCRELAELTGTEMVLPMNSGAEAVESAIKVARKWSYRVKGVPEERAEIIVAGSNFHGRTTTLVSFSTDPDARAEYGPYTPGFVVTEYGDAEAVEKAITPNTAAVLVEPIQGESGVVVPPEGYLRGLRQLCDDNNVLLISDEIQSGLARTGKLLATDHEGVRADLYTLGKALGGGIVPVSAVVGDRSVLGVLHPGEHGSTFGGNPLACAVGRAVVRLLSDGWFQERARELGERLHHRLDELRGHGVSEVRGRGLWAGVDIAPGGPTGRQVCEQLLQHGVLCKQTQDNTLRIAPPLVMSPQDLETGLDAIAEVLTTS